The DNA window AGACCTGGGTACAACGCCTGGCTCTTCCACGGACTCCCTGTCCGAGCCTGGGCAAACTACTGCAtcactctgggcctcagtttccccatccgtacaATAGGGATAATGATCCTTCCTTTGGATGTTTTCTCTATTTAGATTGAGCTTTTGGGATGGAGGCTGTCTGTCACTAGGTCCATTAGAGTAGCACATGGAGGcccagaccatccctgccccagctgagatcaggtcccccttgtgccaggcgctgcccagacacacagggagagacagtcccagccTGGCGGAGTTTGCAACCTAAACAAAAGGCAGGAGGGGAaccagaggggaagtgacttgcccaaggtcacccagcagctcagtggcagaactgggaaagaCCCCAGATCTCTTGAGTAGCAGTCCAGTTCCCCTAAGTTAAGGCAGTGTGGCCTTTAGGTGTTACTGAAATGCAGGTAACAAAAATAtcctttggggtggggactgtctTCTTGTGCCTTGTTGGTTTAGTGCCCAGCACGGGCTACTGCAATGCAACAAACCAACACAATAACAATCCTATATTCAGCAGAGACCTGCAACATACCCAGACCCCCCCGTCCTCACCTGTGTTAATGGCAGCAGTGACCTCTAGGGGTCACATGGGGGTAGCTCTCACTCTGCAGAGCACCCAGCACTGTAATTAGAGCCCCCAAATGCTCTGATACTCAATGTCCAGGGTCACGCTTCCTTTGCTGGGTCTGTGACAAACATTTATTACATCATACAGTGTTGgggatccgggggggggggagtttgagTGAAATCCTTTGAGCTCTGAGTTATgagaaaagaggggaaaataaatcCATCGCCCGCCACTATGACAAAATTGGATGGAAATTTTTGACTAGGATCGCTCtcgggccagatcctgagctggtgtaaattgatgtgcTCCAtgctgactgacaccagctgggaGTCTGGCTCCTAGCACCCATTGTGGGCTAGGGCTTTTGAATggcttgaaataaaaatattggcTTTCTGTGAGTTCACGGGCATCTCTGTTTCTTCTTCCAGGGGGCACCGGGTGCGAACTCTGCCCTAAGGACTGGCGGGCACACAGGGGAAAGTGCTACTGGGATTCTAGAAGGAGTCAGATCTGGAGTGAGAGCCGGAAAGACTGTGAGTCGAGGAATTCACAGATGCTCGTGATCCGGGACCAAGAGGAGATGGTAAAGTGAAATGCACAAGGCCAGTTctccagctggtgtgaatcaatgTGCCACAAATTTTTGACTCCTTTACCACTCAGCAACTCTCAGGGAAACAGGTCTATTCTTCAGTACCACTGAAGCTCTCCAGTGAGAGGGTATCATGCAGTGTGCTGGCCCCATTGGGTCAGAATCCATTTTCCTTGCATGTTTTGGGTCTCTGATACATCTCCTGGTGTGATGGGGcttgcggggaggagggggaagtctCTGTATATGCAGGGGGTGTAAGACCGTGTGACAGTCACCCAGTCGCTTGCTTTACACTCCCCAGGATTTCATAAACACTATCGCAGAAGGCACAAACCACATCTGGATCGGCCTGAACATCACGTCCCACACCAGGAACTGGACCTGGGTGGACGGCTCCCCTTTAAATCAAACACTGTGAGTGTTGCCTGCAGATTCACTGTGGCTAAGATAACTTTTTCCTCCGCATTTGTAGATTTGTTAGGAAGGATCTGGGGGGTCACGGTGgactacaagctaaatatgagtcaatagtgtaacactcttgcaaaaaaaagcaaacatcctcctgggatgtattagcgggagtgttgtaaccaagacacgagaagtaattcttccgctctactctgcactgattagccctcagctggagtattgtgtctagttctgggtgccacatctcaggaaagatgtggacaaattggagaaagtccagagaagagcatcgttaaaggtctagaaagcatgacctatgagggaggaTTGAAaatattgtgtttgtttagtctggagaagagaagactgagacggGACAcgataactgttttcaagtatataaaaggttgttacaaggaggagggagaaaaattgttctccttaacctctgaggacaggacaagaagcaacgggcttaaattgcagcaagggaggtttaggttagacattcggaaaaacttcctaactgtcagggtggttagacactggaataaattgcctagggaggttgtggaaactttgtcactggaggtttttaagagcaggttagacaaacacctgtcaggggtggtctagataatacttagttctgccatgagcacaggggactggactgggtgacctctcaaggtcccttccagtcctatgatttgcTCATTCTGAAGCTTTGCACATTTGGGCTCAGATTCCGCAGGGCTGTGCGTTTTTGGACGGAAATCTCTCCTAGCATCCCAGCAGGGGCTCAGGTTTCACAGACGACTTGGACATCGCTGCGATTCAAATGTTCTTATTGCAACCATCTGCTCTGCGACTAGGCTATAAATCAGGGCCTTGTTTCTCCTTTGGCTCCTACTGATTCCAGGGCCTTGGATTAGAccatctgggttctagtcccaggtcTGGGAGACAGCATGGTCTGATAATAAAACAAGGAGAGGATTAAGAATCTCTGTACCCcattgggcctcagtttccccatcttcatagattccaagccagaagggaccagtgtgatcataTAATCTGACCTGCTATATaaacgcaggccagagaactgcccccaaaataaaccccagagcagatgttttagaaaaacatccactcaatttaaaaatggtcaaagatggagaatccaccatgaacctTGAGTTACTCtaccagtggttaattaccctcattgttaaaaaaaaaaaatgtcggCCTTAATTTCCAGtttcaatttgtctagcttcaacttccagccattgggttgtgccagacctttctctgctacattgaagagcccgttattaaacatttgttccccatgtaggtatttagagactgtgatcaagtcacctcttcacCATCTCTTTGTTTAGCTAAAGAGAGAGCAGTTagcctttgatttttatttcaagtGAGTTTTGTAATCTGGTGTTACACCACTCTGCATTCGGACGTGGTCCCTACAGGTTCAAGCTTAATGGcgtgaaagtcacctctgccaCTCCCTTCAgatttagagtctctaggaaGGAATAaagaccaagggtagtgaccacacagacattcacaagtACAAAGTCTATCTGTTTTACAAATTGTATTAAGGGTATGAATACCCATGCACATAGAAATTCTCCACAGACgtatgcacaagttacaaatatacTCACAACCTTAACAGCAGTGTTAAGGTCTGATGGGTCTCGCATGGCTTGCCCATCAacagagggatggttcctgctggagttttcccGTAGGGAGCTCAATTTTCCCACTCTGGGCATCCtctttataatgtgattctgtctACGCCTACGGTCTGTGCCTGTCCATAAAAGTGTCAACCCTCTTTTTCCTTATTGGTCTGATGTCCTCTAGAAAGGTACAGTACCCCGATTCCTATAGGTCGTGTAGGTTCTCTTTATCCTCATGAGCATTAATACACAACCTATGTCCTGTGATTAAGGCACACGTTGGAAACAGGTGCACCTTTGCGGCATTCTtatgatttaaaattaatcttccCGCTAGATTTTTCACAATTCCACCACTTGGTACCTCTTTCCCTGTAATCTTAGGGCATCGGGTTATTCTTTGGTCACTTGCTTATGTCGGCATTTCTCAGCTCCATCAGTGAAGCTTAAATCTTGCAGGCCTGAGCCTGCAGGCCTTGTGTTTCAGCCCCTCGTTACTTAGATACCGAATACAAAATTAACCCTTCCAGCTCCTAATCATTCTTAGATTTCTATAATCCTACATCTTAACTCTATTGAGCATACAATGagttctgattattgattaaccaggtgtgggtttccagagtttgcagccttgaggccccactagacattcctggggcacatacATGCATTTTCGAAGAGCAGgatcagccacttcaacacaattcttatcaggaaggacgcggggtcaagctgccctttctgtagCACCCAaaactccacctccacccccacccccaccccccgctcctgccttggtcaaactgagaatgctgaatggccaatttacagcctgtgGACTTGGCTGCTTGTAGCAATAAGCCATAGCGGTTTCAGGCattttactggtttgccaaagtctccccgtacaagACACCCTAACTCAGTTCATGTCCTGGGAGGTTTTGCTGTGATGGCTGACAGCCCGGggactgaactggggacctccagagctaaaagcaaaaGCTGCCACAGCTTGAGCTAAGGAGACATCCCATGAGATTAGGAGAGGCACTCAGCCATGGGTTACGCTATCATCAGCATCTGGGCACAGCCCAGCTGGGTTGGTATCAAGGCCAGCATCCCATCACTGCGAGAGGAGGGTCTCTCTGATCCATCTATCACTACCTTTCTCCTTCGCTCCGCAGGTTCCCGGTCTCGGGCCCTGTTGCCTCCGGCAGCTGTGGGGTGGTAAAGGGGAACTCGATCAACTCGGAAACCTGCAGCGCCGAATTCAAGTGGATTTGCCAGAAAGACGCTATCGTGGTGTGAGGCAAATGAGAACGTCAGCGCCCCAGCAGAGTGCTCCTGCCCCATGGTGACGAATTTCAAAGGGCTTTATATACAGACGCCTCCGTCTTCCTCTGAGCTGATGCGGAGCAACAGCTGGCAAAATAAGGGAATTTGAATCCTTGATCTAGTCCCTTTGTTCCCTAGCGTTGCTGGGAGCAGACCACAAggtgagggggagtggggggatcaATGTTAGCCCAGTAGCTATAGCTAGGCTTGGCAGCATTCAATGGTTGCAATTTTGACTGATAatataggtttatttttaagcatttttttctatttaaatgttcatagttgtgggaatatgtgtgtgtgtatatacggTGAAATCAACTTTTACCAATAAAAGCCCAACGTTTGCCAGCCTAGTTAAACCTGTACAAAATCTGGGTGGAGCAGGCCTTAACCAGCTTGTAAGCAGTTTGCGGCAGGGACCGTCTCTTTACGGGGTACGTGCAGCTCCCAGCGGGCCCTGAACTTGGCAGGGGGCTCTGAGCAATGGTTTAATTAAACTCCTAGACttttaggccagaagggcccatcatgaccatccagtctgacctgctcactgcaggccacagaacctcgcccacccactcccgTGGTAGAGCCCTGTGTATGGAATTGCTCTCCAAGCTCCGGAGTTAAGTTGAGCTGAGTATGGCACTTAAAGCAGCTATTCAATGTCTGTAATATAGGAAGCAGCAGTGACCGCTGAAGAGAGGGGATTTGCTTCACTCCAGTGAAGCTTGCAGGGCCCCATTTTGTTTCCTCTTTGCCAGTTCGTCCGGCTGGCTGCAGATCGATTGCATGTTGGTATGGCCCAATGAGCTGCTGGGCCGTTCGTTGAGATATACATATAGTCCGTCTCCTTCCACTTTGAACCTACAATGGAGGGAGAGTCACTCATCAGCTGCATCACACAGGAAGCATCCAAACACGGGACCCTCTGTGTAATTGTTGCACTTGCAGATCCAGTCTACGAGGGCAGGGCCCATCTTTGTTCtaggtttgtacagcgcctagcgcaatgggggtcctgctccatgaatGAGGCTCCCACAATACAATTAATCGGTAAAAACCAACCAAGTTACGGTTCTCTCATCAGAGCTGGTTATAACTGACCTGGTTAAATGGTGTTCACAGACCACGTGTCACTACATTTGCATGGACACTCCCACAGCGCAGCCTGACCTGTAAcggtgcattctgggaaaatctAAGCAGCTGTGCTGGAGAGAATGGCCTTCTGGGTAAGGCATGAGGCTGGACTCAGGGAACCTCTGTTCAGGCTAGAGCACCTGATCCACGCTTAACAGATTTTCCCATGGGAGACTGTCACAGAAGCCTTTTCTACACTAGGGATATTTATCAGCGCAAGAACCATTCAGACCCATAAAGGGGGTAAATTAACAGATTTTCGGGTACTTTAGCAATttcataaaataaaagaaaacctcACTTTGGGTCAAACAATGTTTCGTTTTgacaaaaattgaaatgttttatgtGGCTGGCAGCtagttttttaaagttttgaatttgaaaaaaaaataaaattaaaggacattTTGCAAGGAAAATTTGTTTGAaaccagaacattttgattttttttttttttttaggtttttttttcccttcaatgaGCAATCTAGTGAACGTGACAGGGCCAAACATTGCTGTGTTCCTAAATGGTTTGAGCCCAAAAGTTTCACCCAGCTCGATCTGTAAAGGGCTTCAGGCCCATTCTatgtggccctgccccttgcaTGGTCATTTTCACCACTGGAAAGTGGCtgaatcagcatggaagcattttACAACCGGTTTTCCCTGATGTGAAATCACTGCATGGAGTGCAGGGGGAAATGGGACTTGCTCAGTGCAGGTTTTTATCCCTCGCTAGAGGCGGGACCCAGTGAAAGGCTTATAAGTCTGCTCCTGCCTTTTAACAGCCTTCTTTAGCTCGAGCTGTAGAGACTTGTGTTTTACAGCCAGAGATCCGCAGCTCACTCCCAGCCAGGGTGTTGTTACACGGGGCCATATCTTCCCACACAAGGTGCCACAATTGATTTACAAGTGTCCAGAGAACGAGATTGCTAAATGTGTGCCCCACAGGCTGTGCTCAGAGAAGGGCTCGGACCCTCTGCACAAAATGAAGGCGACACCCCTGGAGGAAAGGATTGTCAGCTCTACCAGATGAGAGCCCTAACTTCTGACTCAACCGTGAGCGGGCTTTTAGCAGAAAGCACTCACAGGCAGTTGTTGAATTCTGTACCATCCACCCATTTCCAGGGCTGGGCCGGGTCCCTCCTCCAGAGGCCGATCCAGCATGCAGGGGAGCCTTTATGTTGCTGCAGGAAATCCTTTAAAACCAACAAAGGGAGAAATGTCCGGGATGACTCTCACAGCACACTGGGGACAGCAAACTCGTCATTCGctgaaggagaaaaggaaagtCCTCCTGGGATCTGATTGTCAGTTACGCTCAGGCCACACTGGGCAGCATGAGGGTCCCTTAAAGCAGGTACGGACAGCCCCTTGAGAATCTCCCTGCAAGGTGGAGCTGGTGGGGCTGGGTGCAGAGCCTCTACAAGATGCTAATGGGGAATCAGGCCTCTGGGCCTTGCCTACAAAGCCCTTCCCTGGAGGCTGCTCCACTCTCCAAGACAGCTGGACAGACACAGACTGGGACCAGTGCCCTGACCTCAGCTGTAGAATTCCTTGCTGGGAGAGATCAGAACTGACCCAAATCTGGACTGTGGGCAAATCAATGTGTCAGGCACGCTTAAGGAGCTGATTCATAATAACCTTGAACATAAACTACGGGAATCTATTATTTGTGTATGGCGGTAGCCCCAACTAATATTGGGGTCCCACTGGGTGTTGCATAAACACacagtgacagtccctgccccagccgagATCacggccccgttgtgccgggcgctgcacagacccacagcgagagacagtccctgccccagctgaggtcagggccccgttgtgccgggtgctgcacagacacccaGGGAGAGATAGTCCTACCccgaagagctcacagtctaagtaGACAAAGGGAGAACTGTTATGTGATCCAGGAAATCATCTAACCCTCAGCTTTCATTGTCTGAGCTCCCAGCACCGGTTCCCCAGAGCAGGACAGGCCTCATTCCATCATTGTCTGCTCTGCCACATCTGCCTAACTGCATCCCACAAAGAAGCTGGATCTCTGCCTTACCAGGTCTTGCTGGGTGTCAATCACAGCCAGGGAGGCATTGAGTGAAGAGCAGGTGCTCTGGCCTTCGTTCCAGGTCCCGTGAGCCTTTGAGAAAAGGTAGCATTTTCCTCGGTAGCCAATCCAGTCATCTGGGCACGCGGCAGCAGgaaggtccagaggagaggaaTGATGCTTGGAGGCTACTACTGAAAGCAAATAGCAGAGTGGTTAGGCATTCTCCGCTCCCCACTGTCTGTTTTaattgcccccccccacacacacatacagacatgTGTTTCTAGGAATAATCCTAGCTCTTACCCAGCacttcatctgtagatctcaaggCTCCTTATAAAGAAATCCAGtgccattattcccattttacagatgggaaaactgagtcacaTGGCggggaagtgactggcccaaggtcacccagcagactgtcagagctgagaacagacccCACTTCTTCTGAGCCCAAGCCCATCTTGTAAACTGCACTTGTTGCTCTGAGTTACAGGCAGGAAAGTTGGCATTTGAAATTAAAGTGATCGATACTGCAGATAAAACTGATCCCAAAGCAGATTCAATTACCCATGTTTATATAGGAAATCAGGGCCTGGGGtactgccccagcagcagggcaTCAGCAGCTGTAGCTCATAGAATCAACCACTCTGTGTCACTCAAGATACAAGAAAGAAGCTACGGGAACTGCGGGTCTAACCGCTGGCGTCAggactggattctgatctcattgaCTTGGAGGGAAAACCGGAGTCTGTGGATCCAGGtgtggattctgatctcagtgacgcTGATGTAAATGTAGAGTGATCCCACCGAAGTCAATGATgcctgggacagattctgatctgttatcctggtgtaaatccagagtcactccgcTGAACCgcatggagttattctggattgtAGCTCATAGCAGACTATGTCGGAAGATCACAACCACACCATTCTCCACCCCAAACAAAGAGGATTCACAGGGCCTGGTCACAGCCCAACCATTTATCACATCACCCCTGCAGGCTAATGCCTCTGAGGTTAAGCATGGATTCGTCTACCAGCCCCTCTTGACTGCACTCTCTGGCCGAGAAGAGGTGCAAGAAGCCTGGACAGGTAAAGCAGCAGGAATTTCACTGCCTTGTGACTTGTGCATGAGATGGATGGGAGATAGTCCCATGTTCCCCTTATACCCTGATGTGGAATGGCCAGATCACAGGTGTCTGAGCCTGGGCAGTTATACTGAGCAAAGCTGTGTAATGTACCAACTAGCTGAGAACTGTGAAAACTCGACTCACCTCGATGTTTCCTTCATCTGCTAGGAAAGCAGTAAAAGGAGAACAAAATGAACCCAAATTTAACCCTTTCAGTCCAGCAAAGCAGCCATGGTGTAATCCccaacagcagcagggagggagctAAAGGGCCGGGGAAGTGATTTTCTGGTCAGAGTTGGGGCTATGAGAGCGTCAGAATGACCTGAG is part of the Eretmochelys imbricata isolate rEreImb1 chromosome 14, rEreImb1.hap1, whole genome shotgun sequence genome and encodes:
- the LOC144273961 gene encoding killer cell lectin-like receptor subfamily F member 1, whose translation is MENEDGYVVMTLQMKRINSTQPSPHGSQGSPPGLDGYKVAVGVLGAVCVLLLSAVIAQSVWGFQAGWAECDIQQAAFVSRLKQSLCDPAWSGPAGGTGCELCPKDWRAHRGKCYWDSRRSQIWSESRKDCESRNSQMLVIRDQEEMDFINTIAEGTNHIWIGLNITSHTRNWTWVDGSPLNQTLFPVSGPVASGSCGVVKGNSINSETCSAEFKWICQKDAIVV